The Rhodopseudomonas palustris genome window below encodes:
- a CDS encoding helix-turn-helix domain-containing protein, giving the protein MQRLRLKADGRIVELRDGHEFPLVPNGAESAGRGSEPEPKVRDLRRRAGLTQTEFAARLGVPVETIRNWEQGKRSPRGPARALLTVIAHTPDVVFAALAGRREEISKLVAAPAIGSEC; this is encoded by the coding sequence ATACAGCGGCTGCGGCTCAAGGCGGACGGACGGATCGTCGAACTACGCGACGGCCACGAGTTTCCGCTCGTGCCCAATGGTGCCGAATCCGCCGGGCGCGGATCGGAGCCTGAGCCGAAGGTGCGCGACCTGCGGCGGCGGGCGGGCCTGACCCAGACCGAATTCGCCGCGCGTCTTGGCGTTCCGGTCGAGACCATCCGGAACTGGGAGCAGGGCAAGCGCAGCCCGCGGGGACCTGCGCGTGCGCTGCTGACCGTGATCGCCCATACGCCCGATGTGGTGTTTGCGGCTTTGGCCGGTCGGCGGGAAGAAATTAGTAAGCTCGTCGCAGCGCCAGCGATTGGCAGCGAGTGCTGA
- a CDS encoding DUF3253 domain-containing protein has protein sequence MTPHDSAPAPASPVSALEDDILAVLNKAGHGTLSAPEIAHALRPEGDWHGLLMPIRRAAVALALDGRLVIYRKGKPADPNDFRGVYRLGLPRHD, from the coding sequence ATGACCCCTCACGATTCGGCGCCTGCCCCCGCCTCGCCTGTCTCCGCCCTCGAAGACGACATCCTCGCCGTGCTGAATAAAGCCGGCCACGGCACGCTCAGCGCGCCGGAGATCGCTCACGCGCTTCGCCCCGAAGGTGACTGGCATGGCCTGCTGATGCCGATCCGGCGCGCGGCCGTGGCGCTGGCGCTGGACGGCCGACTGGTGATCTACCGCAAGGGCAAGCCGGCGGATCCGAACGACTTCCGCGGCGTGTACCGGCTCGGCCTGCCGCGCCACGACTGA
- a CDS encoding YdcF family protein, producing the protein MFFLLSKILGFFVHPSNTIAMICVAGLVLMLTRWWRAGRALLIGGVVLLLIAGYSPLGNVLLLSLSERFPPWHEAGRAPDGIIVLGGAIDSELSAARNTLELDASAERVLATLDLARRYPKARIVYSGGSGNLIQRSVAEAPLAGELLERFGLASDRVVLEDKSRTTAENAAYTRALVSPKPGELWLLVTSAFHMPRSIIAFRAAGFDVVPYPVDWRTRGSEDAARTFSTLAAGLARTDIAVHEWAGLLAYRLGGKTTSLLPSP; encoded by the coding sequence ATGTTCTTCCTGCTCTCCAAGATCCTCGGCTTCTTCGTCCATCCGTCCAACACGATCGCGATGATCTGTGTGGCGGGCCTGGTGCTTATGCTGACGCGGTGGTGGCGGGCCGGGCGGGCGCTCTTGATCGGCGGCGTCGTGCTGCTGCTGATCGCCGGTTACTCGCCGCTCGGCAACGTGCTGCTGCTGTCGCTGTCGGAGCGGTTTCCGCCCTGGCACGAGGCCGGGCGCGCGCCGGATGGCATCATCGTGCTCGGCGGAGCGATCGATTCCGAACTCAGCGCGGCTCGTAACACCCTCGAACTCGACGCCTCGGCCGAGCGTGTCCTTGCTACGCTGGATCTGGCGCGGCGCTATCCGAAGGCGCGGATCGTGTATAGCGGCGGCAGCGGCAATCTGATCCAGCGCTCGGTCGCCGAAGCGCCGCTCGCCGGCGAACTGCTGGAGCGGTTCGGTCTGGCGTCGGATCGCGTGGTGCTGGAGGACAAGTCGCGGACGACCGCCGAGAACGCCGCCTATACGCGTGCTCTGGTGTCGCCGAAGCCCGGCGAACTCTGGCTGCTGGTGACGTCGGCGTTTCACATGCCGCGGTCGATCATCGCATTCCGTGCTGCCGGCTTCGACGTCGTGCCGTATCCGGTCGATTGGCGAACGCGCGGCAGCGAGGACGCGGCACGCACGTTCTCGACGCTCGCAGCCGGGCTCGCCCGCACCGACATCGCCGTGCATGAATGGGCGGGGCTGCTTGCCTATCGGCTCGGCGGCAAGACGACGTCGCTGCTGCCGTCGCCGTAA
- a CDS encoding polysaccharide deacetylase family protein produces MIIARTAAAFVALAALGGTAHAAECPRPGTLGTSRVLTVDPATSPRVGLKSFPQTLPLADREVVLTFDDGPAATTPTVLKALADECVRATFFLVGKPASEMGDMVRRIAAGGHTIGHHTYTHQHLSALSHADALTEIDRGIAADEAVMRAKGIPVATTRFFRFPYFESTPALLDDLQARGIPVFGADLWASDWNPMTPDEQLKLITERLTATGRGIILFHDPRKQTAEMMPAFLRWLRENHYRVVHVVPSDEAGHAVASDTHGRTAR; encoded by the coding sequence GTGATCATCGCGCGCACCGCAGCTGCTTTTGTCGCCCTCGCCGCCCTCGGCGGGACTGCTCACGCCGCCGAGTGCCCCCGCCCCGGCACGCTCGGCACCTCGCGGGTGCTCACCGTCGATCCGGCGACCTCTCCGCGCGTCGGCCTCAAGAGCTTCCCGCAAACCCTGCCGCTTGCTGATCGCGAAGTCGTGCTGACGTTCGATGACGGTCCAGCCGCCACGACCCCGACGGTGCTGAAGGCGCTCGCCGACGAGTGCGTCCGCGCCACGTTCTTCCTGGTCGGCAAACCCGCGTCCGAAATGGGCGACATGGTGCGGCGGATCGCGGCCGGCGGTCACACCATCGGCCACCACACCTACACCCATCAGCATCTGTCGGCGCTGAGCCATGCCGACGCGCTGACCGAGATCGACCGCGGCATCGCGGCCGACGAAGCGGTGATGCGCGCCAAGGGCATTCCGGTGGCGACCACCCGGTTCTTCCGCTTCCCGTATTTCGAATCCACCCCCGCGCTGCTGGATGATCTGCAGGCGCGCGGCATTCCGGTTTTCGGCGCCGATCTGTGGGCCAGCGACTGGAATCCGATGACGCCCGACGAACAGCTCAAGCTGATCACCGAGCGGCTGACAGCAACCGGCCGCGGCATCATCCTGTTTCACGATCCGCGCAAGCAGACCGCCGAGATGATGCCGGCCTTCCTGCGCTGGCTGCGCGAAAACCACTACCGCGTCGTGCACGTGGTGCCCTCCGACGAAGCCGGTCACGCGGTGGCGTCGGATACGCATGGCCGCACTGCGCGCTGA
- a CDS encoding aldo/keto reductase, with translation MQTADAHFVEAHGAKIPPIGLGTWELSGHSCARIVEQALRLGYRHIDTAQIYENEREVGEGIRNSHIRRDQLFVTTKVWTTHFAPNDLIRSAKESLVKLRLSEVDLLLLHWPNAHVPLAETLGALSQARALGLTRHIGVSNFTVALLAEAVAVCPAPLVCNQVEYHPFLDQQKVLAACALYGMALVAYSPIARGNAKKSEVLTRIGTVHGKTAAQVCLRWLIQQNVAAIPRSSRLERLAQNIDVFDFELSEAEMQEIFTLGSPKGRLTTMATAPVWD, from the coding sequence ATGCAGACCGCCGACGCGCACTTCGTCGAGGCCCATGGGGCGAAGATTCCCCCAATCGGGCTCGGGACCTGGGAACTGAGCGGCCATAGCTGCGCGCGGATCGTCGAGCAGGCGCTCCGCCTCGGCTATCGCCATATCGACACCGCCCAGATCTACGAGAACGAGCGCGAGGTCGGTGAGGGCATTCGCAACTCCCACATCCGCCGCGATCAGCTGTTCGTCACCACCAAGGTCTGGACCACGCATTTCGCGCCCAATGACCTCATTCGCTCGGCCAAGGAGAGCCTGGTCAAGCTGCGGCTGTCCGAGGTCGATCTGCTGCTGTTGCACTGGCCGAACGCGCATGTGCCGCTGGCGGAAACCCTCGGTGCTCTGTCGCAGGCCCGCGCGCTCGGCCTGACGCGGCATATCGGTGTTTCGAACTTCACGGTCGCGCTGCTCGCGGAGGCGGTCGCGGTCTGTCCGGCGCCGCTGGTGTGCAATCAGGTCGAGTACCACCCGTTTCTCGATCAGCAGAAGGTGCTCGCCGCCTGCGCGCTGTACGGCATGGCGCTGGTCGCCTACAGCCCGATCGCCCGCGGCAACGCCAAGAAAAGCGAAGTTCTCACCAGGATCGGCACCGTGCACGGCAAGACCGCGGCGCAGGTCTGCCTGCGCTGGCTGATCCAGCAGAACGTCGCGGCAATTCCGCGCAGTTCGCGGCTCGAGCGGCTGGCGCAGAACATCGACGTGTTCGACTTCGAATTATCGGAAGCCGAAATGCAGGAGATCTTCACCCTCGGCAGTCCGAAGGGACGGCTCACCACGATGGCGACCGCCCCGGTGTGGGACTGA
- the mgtE gene encoding magnesium transporter gives MTDDVDAVVRPDLAALDPVAMRDDHGDLRAEFVEAVSHAIAAEDAGSLRAVVSELHEADLGDLIKALDSDERVRLVELTGADFDFSALNEVDETVREEILEELEPATVAEGVRELDSDDAVELLQVLDEEDQDEILDKLPPSERDALERSLDYPESSAGRRMQTDFIAVPRDWTVGEAIDFMRETAELPDRFYEIYVVDGVNHWQGAVSLDRLLRSHRNVPLPELVDEDRRKVSVDDDQEEVARLFGKYNLVAAPVVDGQKRLVGVITIDDVVDVIEEEADEDLKALGGVTSDEELSDRMWTIARGRFNWLLVNLATAFLASSVLGLFEDQLQQMVALAVLAPIVASQGGNAATQTMTVAVRALATRELGAWNAVRVVMREALVGLVNGVAFALITGIAAYAWFRVPGLGVVIGLAMICNLVAGALGGILIPMALEKMRADPAVASGTFVTTVTDVVGFFAFLGIATLWFGLK, from the coding sequence ATGACCGACGACGTGGATGCGGTCGTGCGGCCCGATCTGGCCGCTCTCGATCCTGTGGCAATGCGGGATGACCATGGCGATCTCCGGGCCGAGTTCGTCGAGGCGGTGTCTCACGCCATCGCTGCCGAGGACGCGGGTTCGCTGCGGGCCGTGGTGTCCGAACTCCACGAGGCCGACCTCGGCGACCTGATCAAGGCGCTGGATTCCGACGAGCGGGTCCGGCTGGTGGAACTGACCGGGGCCGATTTCGACTTCTCTGCGCTCAACGAAGTCGACGAAACCGTCCGCGAGGAGATCCTCGAAGAGCTCGAGCCGGCGACCGTCGCCGAGGGTGTCCGCGAACTGGATTCCGACGACGCCGTCGAGCTGCTGCAGGTGCTCGACGAAGAGGATCAGGATGAGATCCTCGATAAGCTGCCGCCCTCCGAACGCGATGCGCTCGAGCGCAGCCTCGACTATCCGGAAAGCTCCGCCGGCCGGCGGATGCAGACCGATTTCATCGCCGTGCCGCGGGACTGGACCGTCGGCGAAGCGATCGACTTCATGCGCGAGACCGCCGAGCTGCCGGATCGTTTCTACGAGATCTACGTCGTCGACGGCGTCAATCACTGGCAGGGCGCGGTGTCGCTGGATCGGCTGCTGCGGTCGCATCGCAATGTGCCGCTGCCTGAACTGGTCGACGAGGACCGCCGCAAGGTGTCGGTGGACGACGATCAGGAGGAGGTCGCCCGGCTGTTCGGCAAGTACAACCTCGTCGCCGCCCCCGTGGTCGACGGCCAGAAGCGCCTGGTCGGCGTCATCACCATCGACGACGTCGTCGACGTGATCGAGGAAGAAGCCGACGAAGACCTCAAGGCGCTGGGCGGCGTCACCAGCGATGAAGAACTGTCCGACCGGATGTGGACGATCGCGCGCGGCCGGTTCAACTGGCTGCTGGTCAACCTCGCCACCGCGTTCCTGGCGTCCTCGGTGCTCGGCCTGTTCGAGGATCAGCTACAGCAGATGGTGGCGCTGGCGGTGCTGGCGCCGATCGTCGCCAGCCAGGGCGGCAACGCCGCGACCCAGACCATGACGGTGGCGGTGCGGGCGTTGGCCACCCGTGAACTCGGCGCCTGGAATGCGGTTCGGGTGGTGATGCGCGAGGCGCTAGTCGGCCTCGTCAATGGTGTCGCGTTTGCGCTGATCACCGGCATCGCGGCCTACGCCTGGTTCAGGGTGCCGGGCCTCGGCGTGGTGATCGGGCTGGCGATGATCTGCAATCTGGTCGCCGGCGCGCTCGGTGGTATCCTGATCCCGATGGCGCTGGAAAAAATGCGGGCCGACCCGGCCGTGGCCTCAGGCACCTTCGTCACCACCGTCACCGACGTGGTCGGCTTCTTCGCCTTCCTCGGTATCGCAACGCTGTGGTTCGGACTGAAGTAA